The DNA region ACCGAATACTGTACAAGTAAAAGGTCACGATTGCACGCGGTACGTAACCCGACGCGTGTTGTTTTGTGAAAACTCGAAGGCCGGCTTGACCGTCGAGGGAGTGTGCGCCATAAGTCTTCCGATCATCCTCGCCCATGGCATAGTGCCCTTCGATGCGTTTTACCGGCCGCTCCTCCAGGTGGGTCTGCGCCGACTCCTTCGCCAACCCGATATGTACGACTACTTCAGCGGGATCGCCAGCCATCTCGAAAACCACGGTTACACCGTCTTTGCCCCCCGCGTGCCCTTCGCCGCAGAAGTTCAAAAGCGCGCGCTGGCCCTGAAACGCCGTATCGAAGTCATCCTCAAAAGCACTGGAGCTGACCGGGTTCACATAATCGCCCACAGTATGGGCGGTCTCGACGCCCGCCACATGATCGTCGATTTCGACATGGCCGACCGCGTCGCGACCCTGACGACCATTGGCACTCCGCACCGCGGAACTTGCTTCGCCGACTTCGGCCTTGCCAAAGTGAACTGGCTGATCG from Gemmatimonadota bacterium includes:
- a CDS encoding alpha/beta fold hydrolase, which encodes MTVEGVCAISLPIILAHGIVPFDAFYRPLLQVGLRRLLRQPDMYDYFSGIASHLENHGYTVFAPRVPFAAEVQKRALALKRRIEVILKSTGADRVHIIAHSMGGLDARHMIVDFDMADRVATLTTIGTPHRGTCFADFGLAKVNWLIGFTGVLGLNLEGFRDLGTEAAAAFNERALMAEARNPVRYATYSAHQSYGRIFTPLKLPWKYIAGREGDNDGLVSVTSAAWTDRLGSKKVRHKAFPVPADHLNELAWWEPCELRAPRQARRLFKNKVRGIYLEMVRDAEREG